The following are encoded in a window of Mycobacteroides chelonae CCUG 47445 genomic DNA:
- a CDS encoding MFS transporter, translating into MPWEIWVLVVACLVIALGFGVVAPALPQYARSFGVSVTAATAVVSSFAAFRLVFAPAAGALVQRLGERWVYMSGLLIVAVSTGCCAFVHDYWQLLIFRSLGGVGSTMFTVSAAALLVRIAPEEIRGRAQGLYGSSFLLGMVAGPVLGSAVVGLSLSAPFIIYAAALVAVAVLVHFGLRRSTLLEVADEHHGTPVTLKSALHHRTFLAALMSNFSAGWAIFGIRGALLPLFVIEALHQRPGAAGLVFAAFAAGDVSTAFLAGSWSDDIGRKPLVVAGLVVCGSTVVAMGFTSSLPALIVLSLIGGIGAGLYASPQQAAVADVVGSRGRAGTALATFQMTSDVGLVIGPVVAGVIAEHTSYGWAFVAGGAMPLIAAVAWVFAPETLGRLASPQVRSMQEVAEDVGGPER; encoded by the coding sequence CTGCCCTGGGAGATCTGGGTCCTGGTTGTCGCGTGCCTGGTGATCGCGCTGGGGTTTGGCGTGGTGGCGCCCGCACTGCCGCAGTACGCTCGCAGCTTCGGGGTGAGCGTCACGGCGGCGACCGCGGTGGTGAGCTCGTTTGCCGCATTCCGCCTGGTGTTCGCGCCGGCCGCAGGCGCGCTGGTGCAGCGGCTGGGGGAGCGCTGGGTCTACATGTCCGGACTGCTGATCGTCGCGGTATCCACCGGGTGCTGCGCCTTCGTGCATGACTACTGGCAGCTGCTGATATTCCGGTCACTCGGTGGTGTCGGCTCCACCATGTTCACCGTGTCGGCGGCCGCGCTGCTGGTGCGCATCGCGCCCGAAGAGATTCGCGGACGTGCGCAGGGGCTGTACGGGTCGAGCTTCCTGCTCGGGATGGTGGCCGGGCCGGTCCTGGGTAGTGCCGTTGTGGGCCTGAGTCTTTCGGCACCGTTCATCATCTACGCGGCGGCGCTGGTGGCCGTCGCCGTGCTGGTCCACTTCGGGCTGCGGCGCTCCACGCTGCTGGAGGTCGCCGACGAGCATCACGGCACTCCGGTGACACTGAAATCCGCGCTGCATCACCGAACCTTCCTGGCCGCGCTGATGTCGAATTTCAGTGCGGGATGGGCCATCTTCGGAATCCGTGGGGCCTTGCTGCCGCTGTTTGTGATCGAGGCGCTGCATCAGCGCCCGGGCGCCGCCGGACTGGTGTTCGCCGCATTCGCGGCGGGAGACGTGTCCACGGCTTTCCTGGCGGGGTCGTGGTCCGATGACATCGGGCGCAAGCCGCTGGTGGTCGCCGGGCTGGTGGTCTGCGGTTCGACCGTGGTGGCGATGGGCTTCACATCGTCGCTGCCGGCGCTCATCGTGCTGTCGCTCATCGGTGGGATCGGCGCCGGTTTGTATGCGTCGCCGCAGCAGGCCGCCGTGGCCGATGTGGTGGGCAGCCGGGGCCGGGCAGGAACGGCGCTGGCCACCTTCCAGATGACCTCCGATGTCGGGCTGGTGATCGGACCCGTCGTCGCGGGGGTCATCGCCGAGCACACGTCGTACGGATGGGCGTTCGTGGCGGGCGGTGCGATGCCGCTGATCGCGGCCGTGGCGTGGGTGTTCGCACCGGAGACGCTGGGGAGACTTGCGTCACCGCAGGTTAGGAGTATGCAGGAAGTAGCAGAGGATGTCGGCGGTCCTGAGCGCTGA
- a CDS encoding N-acetylmuramoyl-L-alanine amidase-like domain-containing protein translates to MTPTMRRTSERRGYRLFALLALICALCAPPVAAADTVQISPANERRLQELLAERNRIGAENPAQLSAAVSALFLHVPYGANTLIGSASVPEQLVVELTRVDCFTYADYVEALKRSGNRADFIAQLTQIRYRGGEISFTQRRHFFTDWAADAPANAADVTASLGAPAEQVAKILNLKDSGGNYLPGLPTRPRTVFYIPSARVSDGVIANLHDGDYLGAYATAGGLDVTHVGIFLRTPAGPVLRNASSLRANNQVVDTPLGEYLGTVPGIVVLRSTR, encoded by the coding sequence ATGACCCCGACAATGCGACGAACTTCAGAACGACGTGGTTACCGTCTGTTCGCGTTGCTCGCACTGATCTGTGCGTTGTGCGCCCCGCCTGTGGCCGCGGCTGACACCGTGCAGATCAGCCCGGCGAATGAACGCCGACTCCAAGAGCTACTGGCCGAGCGAAACCGTATCGGAGCCGAGAACCCGGCGCAGCTGAGTGCCGCAGTATCGGCGCTCTTTCTTCATGTGCCCTACGGTGCCAACACCTTGATTGGATCCGCCTCGGTTCCCGAGCAGTTGGTCGTCGAGCTCACGCGCGTGGACTGCTTTACCTACGCCGACTATGTCGAAGCGTTGAAGCGGTCCGGTAATCGCGCCGACTTCATCGCCCAGCTGACACAGATCCGGTACCGCGGGGGTGAAATCAGTTTCACGCAGCGCCGCCATTTCTTCACCGATTGGGCCGCAGACGCGCCCGCCAATGCCGCCGATGTGACGGCCAGCCTGGGGGCACCCGCGGAACAGGTCGCAAAGATACTCAATCTCAAGGATTCCGGCGGAAACTACCTGCCGGGGCTGCCGACACGGCCACGCACGGTCTTCTACATACCGAGTGCCCGTGTTTCCGATGGCGTCATCGCGAATCTTCATGACGGCGATTACCTCGGTGCCTACGCCACGGCGGGCGGACTCGACGTCACGCACGTCGGAATCTTCCTACGTACGCCGGCCGGGCCGGTGCTGCGCAACGCCTCGTCATTGCGGGCGAACAACCAAGTCGTCGATACGCCGCTGGGGGAGTATCTCGGCACAGTTCCGGGAATTGTCGTACTCCGGTCGACTCGATGA
- the treA gene encoding alpha,alpha-trehalase TreA: protein MLTNPKSAPLLRKTLAIVTACMTITGCVSLTESDNRADTQPARPTANTVLPQPPNQLLGDLFVAVQSARLYPDQKTFVDSTLNTDPASIVQLYRQQRAEPGFSLKAFTEQHFTPPTAEHITPPPNQTLREHIDWLWPRLTRASVTVPPNSSLIALPKPYVVPGGRFQEGYYWDTYSTMLGLQVSGREDLVDDMLDNFAHLINTIGHVPNGNRTYYASRSQPPFFANMVDLAAQAEGDGVYRKYLPALRKEHEYWMQGERETPPGTAARHVVTMPDGSVLNRYWDASDTRRDESYLEDTKTAEEAPGRPANEVWRDLRAGAESGWDYSSRWLGDGKTLASIRTTAIVPIDLNSLMFQLETTIAKGCTITGDTSCTANFSTRAQQRAGAVNRYLWNEHGYYGDYDWQLRQPRDAITAAALYPLFTGVASPERAKMTAIATRNTLLQPGGLVTTTTTTGQQWDAPNGWAPLQWIAVDGLRRYGEPTLAKEIGVRFLDTVKQVYSTEDKLVEKYVVEGDNARVGGGGEYPLQDGFGWTNGVTLKLLDLYGM, encoded by the coding sequence ATGTTGACCAACCCGAAATCTGCACCACTGCTTCGCAAAACCCTTGCGATAGTCACCGCCTGCATGACCATCACGGGCTGCGTCTCGCTAACAGAGAGCGACAACCGGGCCGATACACAGCCGGCGCGGCCGACCGCGAATACGGTGCTGCCGCAGCCGCCAAATCAACTCCTTGGAGATCTCTTCGTTGCGGTGCAGAGCGCACGGCTTTACCCAGATCAAAAGACTTTTGTCGATTCAACTTTGAATACCGACCCGGCCTCAATCGTCCAGCTATACCGGCAACAAAGAGCAGAACCGGGCTTTTCCCTCAAGGCGTTCACCGAACAGCACTTCACACCACCTACCGCTGAGCACATCACACCACCGCCGAACCAGACGCTGCGCGAACACATCGACTGGCTGTGGCCCAGGCTCACACGAGCGAGCGTCACGGTGCCGCCGAACAGTTCGTTGATCGCGCTACCCAAACCGTATGTAGTGCCAGGCGGACGGTTCCAGGAGGGCTATTACTGGGACACGTACTCCACCATGCTCGGCCTGCAGGTGTCCGGACGCGAGGACCTCGTCGATGACATGCTCGACAATTTCGCACACCTCATCAACACGATAGGTCATGTGCCAAACGGCAATCGCACGTATTACGCGAGCCGGTCCCAACCGCCCTTCTTCGCGAACATGGTGGACCTCGCCGCGCAGGCGGAAGGCGATGGCGTTTATCGAAAGTACCTGCCAGCGCTGCGCAAGGAGCACGAGTACTGGATGCAGGGCGAGCGCGAAACTCCGCCAGGAACCGCGGCGCGCCATGTAGTTACCATGCCCGACGGCTCTGTCCTCAACCGCTACTGGGACGCCAGTGACACCAGACGTGATGAGTCATATCTCGAAGACACCAAGACCGCCGAGGAAGCACCCGGCCGTCCCGCAAACGAAGTGTGGCGCGACCTACGGGCCGGCGCCGAGAGCGGCTGGGACTACAGCTCACGCTGGCTCGGCGACGGCAAGACGCTCGCGAGCATCCGAACTACCGCGATCGTGCCAATCGACCTGAACAGCTTGATGTTCCAACTTGAGACGACAATCGCCAAAGGCTGCACCATCACGGGCGATACCTCGTGCACTGCCAACTTCTCGACTCGCGCCCAGCAGCGCGCCGGTGCAGTCAACCGCTACCTTTGGAATGAACACGGTTACTACGGCGACTACGACTGGCAGCTGCGTCAGCCGCGTGATGCGATCACCGCGGCCGCCCTGTATCCATTGTTCACCGGAGTTGCGTCACCCGAGCGCGCCAAGATGACAGCCATCGCAACACGCAACACGCTGCTGCAACCCGGCGGTCTGGTAACAACCACCACGACCACCGGCCAACAGTGGGACGCACCCAACGGTTGGGCGCCGCTGCAGTGGATCGCGGTCGATGGCTTGCGCCGCTATGGAGAGCCCACACTTGCCAAAGAAATCGGCGTCCGCTTCCTCGACACTGTGAAGCAGGTCTATTCAACAGAGGACAAGCTGGTCGAGAAGTACGTGGTCGAGGGAGACAACGCGCGGGTTGGGGGTGGCGGCGAGTACCCGCTGCAAGACGGCTTCGGCTGGACCAATGGCGTCACACTGAAACTGCTTGACCTCTACGGCATGTAA
- a CDS encoding WhiB family transcriptional regulator: protein MEDVRVAETTALSTGFAWQLLGACRNANHDLFYSDDDERPLERRLREQHAREVCRRCPVTTLCLTYALEIEEPHGMWGGMSEAERQKIRRRIAARKSAIG from the coding sequence GTGGAAGACGTTCGGGTAGCCGAGACGACGGCTCTTAGCACGGGGTTCGCATGGCAGCTACTGGGTGCGTGCCGAAACGCCAACCATGACCTGTTCTACTCCGATGACGACGAACGCCCCCTTGAACGACGACTCCGGGAACAGCACGCCAGAGAGGTGTGTCGACGCTGCCCCGTGACAACGCTCTGCCTTACCTACGCTCTGGAGATCGAAGAGCCTCACGGGATGTGGGGTGGCATGTCGGAAGCCGAACGTCAAAAGATCCGGCGACGTATCGCCGCGCGGAAGTCTGCGATCGGCTGA
- a CDS encoding alpha/beta fold hydrolase gives MAHTLGQRAMAGLADGRALHYMRGGAGQPTVVFESGLGASRSEWGLVAPLVAQHFSTVVYDRANLGRSDPDAAPRTLERLTSDLGELLTALGRGPYILVGHSYGGTIALSAALQDRSHVAGLVLVDHSDEHVNVCCGSPLKQLRRIAAAGRWFVGLLRRLHLVTLAVRRAAPGMPADVVHDLVAEDLTVDAEGAADAEERFFIEGLQSLRRRGHDLGAVPVTVISGTKTTPWDRSLRMEFLKAHRLTAAHLRARHVLARKSGHLVVFTEPQLIADEIVRIAARAVPESAQPPGPR, from the coding sequence ATGGCACACACCCTTGGTCAACGCGCCATGGCAGGGCTCGCCGATGGGCGGGCACTGCACTACATGCGCGGCGGTGCAGGCCAGCCGACGGTGGTGTTCGAATCGGGTTTGGGGGCTTCTCGGTCGGAGTGGGGTCTGGTGGCGCCCCTTGTTGCACAGCATTTCTCGACCGTGGTCTATGACCGCGCGAATCTGGGCCGTAGTGACCCTGATGCCGCGCCGCGCACCCTGGAGCGCCTGACCAGCGATCTCGGCGAATTGTTGACGGCGCTCGGCCGCGGCCCGTACATCCTGGTGGGCCACAGCTACGGCGGGACGATCGCACTGTCTGCCGCGTTGCAGGATCGGTCACACGTCGCGGGCCTGGTGCTGGTAGATCACTCCGATGAACACGTGAATGTCTGCTGCGGATCCCCGCTTAAACAACTGCGCCGGATCGCAGCGGCGGGTCGCTGGTTCGTCGGCCTGCTGCGCCGTTTGCACCTGGTGACGCTGGCGGTACGCCGTGCCGCGCCGGGGATGCCGGCCGACGTGGTGCACGATCTGGTTGCGGAAGATCTGACCGTTGACGCCGAGGGGGCGGCTGACGCCGAGGAGAGGTTCTTCATCGAGGGACTGCAGAGTCTGCGTCGCCGAGGCCACGACCTGGGTGCTGTGCCCGTGACTGTGATTTCGGGAACCAAGACCACACCGTGGGACCGATCCCTGCGTATGGAATTTCTTAAGGCGCATCGGCTTACGGCGGCGCATCTTCGTGCCCGGCACGTGCTGGCCAGAAAATCCGGACACCTCGTAGTGTTCACCGAACCGCAGCTGATCGCCGACGAGATAGTACGCATCGCTGCGCGTGCCGTGCCCGAATCGGCACAACCGCCCGGACCACGCTAA